One region of Desulforamulus hydrothermalis Lam5 = DSM 18033 genomic DNA includes:
- a CDS encoding deoxyguanosinetriphosphate triphosphohydrolase — MEIRLRTEELENKHLSPFACRSSMSRGRERPEEPCPVRTVFQRDRDRIIHSKAFRRLKLKTQVFIIPEGDHYRTRLTHTLEVAQIARTCAKALGLNEDLTEAIALGHDLGHTPFGHAGEQVLNRLYEGGFKHNEQSLRVVDLLEGQRGLNLTYEVRDGILNHTGPRIPFTLEGQIVRIADRIAYINHDIDDALRAGVLLQQDLPRDCLQVLGATHSRRINTMVLDLVQSSMGKPFIAMSPAVQEAMDRLRTFMFDHVYIGSEAKKEEDKARHVVEGLYLHYIRHPRLLPEYLLQRLEQEGVARAVLDYIAGMTDRFAVAQYKKMFIPKGFPLG, encoded by the coding sequence ATGGAAATCAGGCTGCGAACCGAAGAACTGGAAAACAAGCACCTGTCGCCCTTTGCCTGCCGCAGCAGCATGAGCAGGGGCAGAGAACGGCCGGAAGAGCCCTGCCCGGTGCGAACCGTTTTTCAACGGGACCGGGATCGCATCATCCATTCTAAGGCGTTTCGCCGGCTCAAACTAAAAACCCAGGTGTTTATTATACCCGAGGGTGATCATTACCGCACCCGGCTTACCCATACACTGGAAGTGGCGCAAATTGCCCGCACCTGTGCGAAAGCTCTGGGCCTGAACGAAGATTTAACCGAGGCCATAGCCCTGGGCCATGACCTGGGTCACACTCCCTTCGGCCATGCCGGAGAACAGGTATTAAACCGGTTGTATGAGGGCGGCTTCAAGCATAATGAACAAAGCCTGCGGGTGGTGGATTTGCTGGAGGGCCAGCGAGGGTTGAACCTCACCTATGAAGTGAGGGACGGCATCCTCAATCACACCGGTCCCCGTATACCCTTCACCCTGGAAGGGCAGATTGTCAGGATTGCCGACCGTATCGCCTACATCAACCACGATATTGACGACGCTTTGCGGGCGGGCGTTTTGCTGCAACAGGACTTGCCCCGGGACTGCCTGCAGGTATTGGGGGCAACCCACAGCCGGCGGATTAATACCATGGTGCTGGATTTGGTGCAATCAAGCATGGGAAAACCCTTCATTGCCATGAGCCCGGCTGTGCAGGAGGCTATGGATAGATTAAGAACTTTTATGTTTGATCATGTATATATTGGTTCAGAGGCCAAAAAAGAAGAAGATAAGGCCCGGCATGTGGTGGAAGGGCTTTATTTGCATTATATCCGGCATCCCCGGCTGCTGCCGGAGTACTTGCTGCAGCGGCTTGAGCAGGAAGGGGTTGCCCGGGCGGTGTTAGACTATATTGCCGGCATGACCGACCGCTTTGCGGTGGCCCAGTATAAAAAAATGTTTATTCCCAAAGGTTTTCCCCTGGGATAA
- the dnaG gene encoding DNA primase — MAGRIPEAVLEEIRQRSDIVEIVARYVPLEKRGKNYLALCPFHQEKTPSFNVSQEKQAFHCFGCGVGGNVFSFIMMVEGLSFLDAVRFLAARAGVKIPAEASPAEQARQGKRDRAFKIYGLVRDFYRLLLGKEIGAGARRYLESRRLAESAAETFQLGYAPAGWDNLVKFLAARGIKTEEMVQLGLAQTRESGGCYDRFRNRVMFPIWDSQGRVVGFGGRTMGDDNPKYLNSPEGEFFNKGRLLYGLHIARRSIRELGYAILMEGYMDVVSAYQHGVANAVASLGTAFTREQAGLLTAYTNEVVIAYDADAAGIKAALRAAEILQQVGCQVRIASITGAKDPDEFIQKYGLAGWQKIIQQAAPLVQFKLLQAVKAHGLSNKRKILQEVLPNLAAVASPIELEEAVKQTATVLQVNWETVLEEIKSFKKNTRKISQIGDNSVKNSHNIASTRPAVPQQPRDARSQAEAGILRMALENRSWLERILAELGQQFFQNSDYQSIFNAYLAGGSDRSAAALFNLLDEPRQKILSSILLQELPGPITEQMLADFINTIKKLSDKARLEDLLARLAAAEQSGDTAQVRDLSQQIHILMNKLKWPERGVAT; from the coding sequence ATGGCAGGACGGATCCCGGAAGCCGTGCTTGAAGAAATCAGACAGCGTTCAGACATTGTAGAGATTGTTGCACGGTATGTTCCTTTGGAAAAGCGAGGCAAAAACTATTTGGCCCTTTGCCCCTTTCACCAGGAAAAGACGCCCTCCTTTAATGTCAGCCAGGAAAAACAAGCCTTTCACTGTTTTGGTTGCGGCGTGGGAGGAAATGTCTTTAGCTTTATCATGATGGTGGAGGGTCTTTCTTTCCTGGATGCTGTAAGATTTCTGGCTGCCCGGGCGGGAGTCAAAATACCCGCCGAAGCATCACCGGCTGAGCAGGCACGCCAGGGAAAAAGAGACAGGGCTTTTAAGATATACGGCCTGGTCAGGGATTTTTACCGCCTGCTGTTGGGCAAAGAAATCGGCGCCGGGGCACGCCGTTACCTGGAATCGCGCAGGCTGGCCGAGTCAGCTGCAGAAACCTTTCAATTGGGTTATGCCCCGGCCGGCTGGGATAACCTGGTCAAATTTTTAGCTGCCCGGGGGATCAAAACAGAAGAAATGGTACAACTGGGTTTGGCCCAAACCAGGGAGAGCGGCGGTTGTTATGACCGTTTCAGAAACCGGGTGATGTTTCCCATCTGGGACAGCCAGGGGCGCGTGGTGGGTTTCGGCGGACGCACCATGGGAGATGATAATCCCAAGTACCTGAACTCGCCGGAAGGAGAATTTTTTAATAAAGGCCGCTTGTTATACGGTCTGCATATAGCTCGCCGGAGCATCCGTGAGCTGGGATATGCCATTTTAATGGAAGGGTATATGGATGTCGTATCTGCCTACCAGCACGGCGTCGCCAATGCGGTGGCCTCTTTAGGCACCGCCTTTACCAGGGAACAGGCCGGGTTATTAACGGCCTATACCAATGAAGTGGTAATAGCCTATGATGCGGATGCAGCCGGTATTAAGGCAGCCCTGCGGGCGGCAGAAATTCTGCAGCAGGTCGGCTGCCAGGTGCGCATTGCCAGCATAACCGGGGCCAAAGACCCGGACGAGTTTATCCAAAAATACGGCCTTGCCGGCTGGCAAAAAATAATTCAGCAAGCTGCCCCTCTGGTGCAGTTTAAGCTGTTGCAAGCTGTTAAAGCACATGGATTGTCAAATAAAAGAAAAATCCTTCAGGAGGTGTTACCCAACTTGGCTGCTGTGGCCAGTCCAATTGAATTAGAAGAAGCTGTTAAACAAACGGCCACGGTTTTACAGGTAAATTGGGAGACCGTGCTGGAGGAAATTAAATCTTTCAAGAAAAATACCAGAAAAATATCCCAAATTGGGGATAATTCTGTAAAAAACAGCCATAATATAGCGAGTACGCGCCCTGCCGTTCCGCAACAGCCCAGGGATGCCCGATCCCAGGCCGAAGCCGGGATCCTGCGCATGGCTTTGGAAAACCGGTCATGGTTGGAGCGAATACTGGCCGAATTGGGACAGCAATTCTTTCAAAACAGCGATTATCAAAGTATTTTTAATGCTTATCTGGCCGGCGGCTCTGACCGGTCGGCGGCGGCATTGTTTAATTTGCTGGACGAACCCCGGCAAAAAATCTTAAGCAGTATTCTGCTGCAGGAACTGCCCGGCCCGATTACCGAGCAGATGTTAGCTGATTTTATTAATACAATTAAGAAATTGAGCGATAAGGCCCGGCTGGAAGATTTATTGGCCCGGTTGGCGGCGGCTGAACAGTCCGGCGATACCGCTCAAGTGCGCGATCTCAGCCAACAGATTCACATTCTGATGAATAAATTGAAGTGGCCCGAAAGGGGAGTGGCAACATGA
- the rpoD gene encoding RNA polymerase sigma factor RpoD has protein sequence MRDETKVEQVKELIEKGKKRGVLTYTEIMDTLQGIELSPDQIDDIYEKIAAMGVEIVPETTDLEPLEVDDAIDAPPEEVEVDLTIPEGIGIDDPVRMYLKEIGRVPLLSPEEEVELAKRMEQGDEEAKRRLAEANLRLVVSIAKRYVGRGMLFLDLIQEGNLGLIKAVEKFDYRKGYKFSTYATWWIRQAITRAIADQARTIRIPVHMVETINKLIRVSRQLLQELGREPTPEEIAKEMDISSEKVREIMKIAQEPVSLETPIGEEEDSHLGDFIEDADARAPAEEASFTLLREQLDEVLKTLTDREQKVLRLRFGLDDGRARTLEEVGQKFGVTRERIRQIEAKTLRKLRHPSRSKKLKDYLD, from the coding sequence ATGAGGGACGAAACAAAAGTAGAGCAGGTTAAAGAACTGATCGAAAAGGGCAAAAAACGCGGCGTGCTTACCTATACAGAGATCATGGATACGCTGCAGGGGATTGAGCTGTCCCCGGACCAAATTGATGACATTTATGAGAAAATTGCTGCCATGGGTGTGGAAATCGTCCCTGAAACCACCGATTTGGAGCCACTGGAAGTAGATGACGCCATAGACGCGCCGCCGGAAGAAGTGGAAGTTGACCTTACCATTCCGGAAGGCATCGGGATTGACGATCCGGTCAGAATGTATTTAAAAGAGATTGGCCGGGTTCCTCTGCTGTCACCCGAAGAAGAGGTGGAGCTGGCCAAACGCATGGAACAGGGGGATGAGGAAGCGAAGCGCCGCCTGGCGGAAGCCAACCTGCGCTTGGTGGTCAGCATTGCCAAACGCTATGTGGGCAGGGGCATGCTGTTTCTGGACTTAATCCAGGAAGGCAATCTTGGCTTAATTAAAGCGGTAGAAAAATTTGATTACCGCAAAGGTTATAAATTCAGCACCTATGCCACCTGGTGGATCCGCCAGGCCATTACCCGGGCCATTGCCGACCAGGCCCGCACCATCCGCATACCGGTTCATATGGTTGAAACCATTAACAAATTAATCCGGGTTTCCCGCCAACTGTTGCAGGAGTTGGGCCGCGAACCAACCCCCGAAGAAATTGCCAAAGAAATGGATATTTCCAGTGAAAAAGTGCGGGAAATTATGAAAATAGCCCAGGAACCGGTTTCCCTGGAAACACCCATTGGCGAGGAGGAAGATTCCCACCTGGGAGATTTCATCGAAGATGCGGATGCCCGGGCACCCGCTGAGGAAGCATCTTTCACCCTGCTGCGGGAGCAACTGGACGAAGTGCTAAAAACCCTCACCGACCGGGAACAAAAAGTCTTGCGGCTGCGTTTTGGGCTGGATGACGGCCGGGCCAGAACCCTGGAAGAAGTGGGGCAGAAGTTTGGGGTCACCCGGGAGCGCATTCGCCAGATTGAAGCCAAGACGCTGCGCAAGCTGCGTCACCCCAGCCGCAGCAAAAAGCTGAAAGATTACCTGGATTAA
- a CDS encoding methyl-accepting chemotaxis protein → MLQSVKTKLLIPLLVLLGLSLVMLVAMGYRQMREAVLDQEQVRYRNIESIVRNDLEAVFAAAGMGLSALIEMPEVQKAFAERNREELYRLTAPVFARAKQEGIEQIQFHLPPATSFLRLHQPQKFGDDLSSFRATVLQCNNEKKWVAGLEEGRGGYGFRVVAPVYYQGQHVGSAEYGMGFGAKLLARWKEQCGGEFFMYPYAGNGVAWQKVDKDKPLAGTAEQDPWPVPNEEVKKAVAGRGYHLVYQNNAASAVLIIPLYDYSGQPISYVKVNLDRTEVLKQLSAVLRNSALHLVLSLLVMGLVMYWLIGNILKPLNRLSEHMAVVAGGNLSGSFTVQGKDEIARVGHSFNTMLQNFRQLLGQTGEVAGQLSEAGKSLSMSSEETSASLQGANQQVEQLAYSLKDLTDTARQTADYSEQAGQAARAGQQVVQQAVQQMRVLHQMVENLAGDTGSLGHQIEDVSKFVQLIGEIAEQTNLLALNAAIEAARAGEHGRGFSVVAQEVRKLADRSNQAAKDVANIIREITERSQDVMFSMNEGLNEVKAGHRLIDETGEKFRQIKSLVDVLVARSGEVAAACTRATANSTEIAAAMQQQSAAAQQVAASAGVLNRLSEDLQNHISQFKMT, encoded by the coding sequence ATGCTGCAAAGTGTTAAAACAAAATTATTGATCCCCCTGCTTGTGCTGTTGGGACTCTCCCTGGTCATGCTGGTAGCCATGGGATACCGGCAAATGCGCGAGGCTGTTTTGGATCAAGAGCAAGTGCGTTACCGCAACATCGAATCCATCGTCAGAAACGACCTGGAAGCAGTGTTTGCTGCTGCCGGCATGGGCCTTAGCGCCTTAATTGAAATGCCGGAGGTGCAAAAGGCCTTTGCCGAGCGAAACCGGGAAGAACTTTACCGGCTGACTGCGCCGGTTTTTGCCCGGGCCAAACAGGAGGGAATTGAGCAAATTCAGTTCCACCTGCCACCGGCCACTTCTTTTTTGCGCTTGCACCAGCCGCAAAAATTTGGTGATGATTTATCATCCTTCCGGGCCACCGTTTTGCAGTGCAATAACGAAAAAAAATGGGTGGCCGGGCTGGAGGAAGGACGGGGCGGTTACGGTTTCCGGGTGGTTGCCCCGGTGTATTACCAGGGGCAGCATGTGGGTAGTGCCGAGTACGGCATGGGTTTTGGCGCCAAGTTGTTGGCTCGCTGGAAAGAACAATGCGGCGGGGAATTCTTTATGTACCCCTATGCCGGTAACGGCGTAGCCTGGCAAAAGGTTGACAAAGATAAGCCGCTGGCCGGCACAGCCGAGCAAGATCCCTGGCCGGTGCCCAACGAGGAAGTGAAAAAGGCGGTGGCGGGCCGGGGCTATCACCTGGTGTACCAAAACAATGCAGCATCTGCAGTGCTGATTATACCTCTTTATGATTATAGCGGTCAGCCCATCAGTTATGTCAAGGTCAACCTGGATCGTACAGAAGTTTTAAAGCAATTGTCCGCAGTTTTAAGAAACAGTGCCCTGCACCTGGTGCTTTCGCTGCTGGTGATGGGGCTGGTGATGTACTGGTTGATCGGGAATATTTTAAAACCCTTAAATCGGCTGTCTGAACATATGGCAGTGGTGGCCGGCGGCAATTTAAGCGGCAGTTTCACCGTCCAGGGTAAAGATGAGATAGCCCGGGTGGGGCACAGCTTTAATACCATGCTGCAGAATTTTCGACAGTTGCTTGGACAAACCGGCGAGGTGGCCGGACAACTGAGCGAGGCCGGCAAGTCGCTCAGCATGTCATCAGAAGAAACCAGCGCCTCCCTGCAGGGGGCTAACCAGCAGGTGGAACAATTGGCCTATTCGCTGAAAGATTTAACGGACACGGCCCGGCAGACGGCGGATTATTCTGAACAGGCCGGCCAGGCGGCCCGGGCAGGCCAGCAGGTGGTGCAACAGGCAGTGCAGCAAATGCGGGTGCTGCATCAGATGGTGGAGAACCTGGCCGGGGATACCGGCAGTTTAGGACATCAGATTGAAGATGTCAGCAAATTTGTGCAACTGATTGGTGAGATTGCCGAACAAACTAACCTGTTAGCCTTGAATGCTGCCATTGAAGCAGCCAGGGCGGGCGAACACGGCCGGGGCTTTTCCGTGGTGGCGCAAGAGGTGCGCAAACTGGCAGACAGGTCAAACCAGGCGGCAAAAGATGTGGCAAACATTATCCGGGAAATTACCGAGCGCTCCCAGGATGTTATGTTCAGTATGAATGAGGGTCTGAACGAGGTTAAAGCGGGGCACCGCTTAATTGATGAAACGGGTGAAAAATTCAGGCAGATCAAATCACTGGTGGACGTTTTGGTGGCCCGCTCCGGGGAAGTGGCGGCAGCCTGTACCAGGGCCACCGCCAACAGCACAGAAATTGCTGCCGCCATGCAGCAGCAATCCGCCGCCGCCCAGCAGGTGGCCGCATCCGCCGGCGTGCTTAACCGGTTGTCCGAGGATTTACAGAACCATATCAGTCAATTTAAAATGACTTAG
- a CDS encoding tRNA (adenine(22)-N(1))-methyltransferase, translated as MTRKVRFLMITLSQRLATLANYIPAGSLVADIGTDHGYLPVYLVLTGRAPRVIAADLRPGPLAAARATLQRYRTADSIQLRLGNGLRVLQPGEADVIVIAGMGGGTIRDILQDSPVVAAAARRLILQPMADEPELRQYLINHGWTIADETLLLEDDRLYLVIVAEPGQEDIKDPLLLEVGPRLWEKKHPLLREHLQRLLAKYDKVGRGLTQSSQPAARAKADLIKEKMAALEKLAAALEIGG; from the coding sequence ATGACAAGAAAGGTAAGGTTTTTGATGATTACGCTCAGTCAACGTTTAGCAACACTGGCCAACTATATTCCTGCCGGCAGCCTGGTGGCTGATATTGGCACAGATCACGGCTACCTGCCTGTTTACCTTGTGCTGACCGGCCGGGCACCCCGGGTGATCGCAGCCGACCTGCGCCCCGGCCCTCTGGCAGCCGCCAGGGCTACCCTTCAAAGATACCGGACGGCAGACAGCATCCAGCTGCGCCTGGGTAACGGCCTGCGAGTGCTGCAACCGGGTGAAGCGGATGTAATTGTGATAGCCGGCATGGGCGGTGGCACTATCAGGGATATTTTACAGGACAGCCCGGTTGTGGCAGCGGCTGCCCGCCGGCTGATCCTGCAGCCTATGGCGGATGAGCCGGAGCTGCGACAGTATTTAATAAACCACGGCTGGACCATCGCTGACGAAACCCTGCTGCTGGAGGACGACCGGCTGTACCTGGTTATTGTGGCCGAGCCGGGGCAGGAGGACATTAAAGACCCGTTGCTTTTAGAGGTAGGTCCCCGCCTGTGGGAGAAAAAACACCCTTTATTAAGGGAACATCTGCAAAGGTTGCTTGCTAAATACGATAAGGTTGGCCGGGGGCTTACGCAAAGCAGCCAACCGGCAGCCAGGGCAAAAGCAGACTTAATTAAAGAAAAAATGGCGGCCCTGGAGAAGTTGGCCGCAGCACTTGAGATAGGGGGTTAA
- a CDS encoding Nif3-like dinuclear metal center hexameric protein, translating into MATGKEIAALIESFAPRGLAEDWDNSGWQLGDPGAAVKTVLLALDVDQTILQEAREKQANLILCHHPLFMKGIKNIRLDEPKGALVAELLKNNIAVYAAHTNLDSAVGGVNELLAARLGLSGADVLQPARGEKYYKLAVFVPAEHTEAVQQALAGAGAGWIGNYSDCTFQVRGTGTFRPRSGSHPFIGEQGELARVEEIRLETIVPAGKVKTVLAAMLAAHPYEEVAYDLYALENRPAAGGLGRIGNLANPKSFADLVIAVKEALGLATVKVGGGMWREVRRVAVCGGAGGELWPLAAAQGADVFITGDIKYHTAQDMLAAGLNFIDAGHFATEHVILPALQERLTEACRQQKLDVVFILTKRQSDPFMFL; encoded by the coding sequence ATGGCAACCGGCAAGGAAATAGCTGCCTTAATCGAGTCCTTTGCTCCCCGCGGGCTGGCGGAGGATTGGGATAACAGCGGCTGGCAACTGGGGGATCCCGGGGCGGCAGTTAAAACCGTGCTGCTGGCGCTGGATGTTGATCAGACAATCCTGCAGGAGGCCCGGGAAAAGCAAGCCAATTTAATCCTTTGCCATCACCCGCTGTTTATGAAAGGGATAAAAAACATTCGCTTGGATGAACCTAAAGGGGCTTTGGTGGCAGAACTGTTGAAAAACAATATTGCTGTTTACGCTGCCCATACCAATTTAGACAGCGCTGTGGGAGGAGTCAACGAGCTGCTGGCGGCACGCCTGGGCCTCAGCGGGGCAGACGTCCTGCAGCCGGCCCGGGGTGAGAAGTATTACAAGCTGGCAGTTTTTGTACCGGCAGAGCATACCGAGGCGGTGCAGCAAGCGTTGGCCGGAGCAGGAGCCGGCTGGATAGGCAACTACAGCGACTGTACCTTCCAGGTGCGGGGTACCGGCACTTTCCGTCCCCGGTCGGGCAGCCATCCCTTTATCGGAGAGCAGGGTGAGCTGGCCAGGGTGGAAGAAATCCGCCTGGAAACCATTGTGCCTGCCGGAAAAGTAAAAACTGTTTTGGCAGCCATGCTGGCTGCCCATCCTTATGAGGAGGTGGCCTACGACCTGTATGCCCTGGAAAACCGGCCGGCTGCCGGCGGGCTGGGCAGAATAGGCAATCTGGCCAACCCCAAGAGCTTCGCCGATTTGGTTATTGCTGTGAAAGAAGCACTGGGCCTGGCCACTGTCAAGGTGGGCGGCGGCATGTGGCGGGAAGTCCGTCGGGTGGCGGTTTGTGGCGGCGCCGGGGGAGAACTTTGGCCGCTGGCGGCGGCCCAGGGGGCCGATGTGTTCATCACCGGCGATATTAAATATCACACCGCTCAGGATATGCTGGCAGCCGGGTTAAACTTTATTGACGCCGGTCATTTTGCCACTGAACATGTGATCCTGCCGGCCCTGCAAGAACGGCTGACAGAAGCCTGCCGGCAGCAAAAACTGGATGTTGTATTTATTTTAACCAAACGTCAATCAGATCCTTTTATGTTTCTTTAG
- a CDS encoding zinc ribbon domain-containing protein has protein sequence MTDTGKLWRLQRLEQEQAAICQAPPALQQGLRELKKQIEQTQNSLRQLKANYQEVKEQAAVLEQQAGQLRENCRQTDNLIYNGSLQLKEIAGYQQKYDKLKQDLTRREDRQLELMQLQEDIQKEWADQKQRLAGLTEQYKEQHHNYLQEKERKAARSRELAGEIDSLIKEINPAYLKVYRRLKTKFNNPVSMVTKNTCAGCHLGLPFDILKQLKRRDGMVFCNHCGRLLFLPSGNGS, from the coding sequence ATGACAGACACCGGTAAATTATGGCGCTTGCAAAGGCTGGAGCAAGAACAAGCCGCAATTTGCCAAGCCCCGCCGGCCCTGCAGCAGGGGCTAAGGGAGCTGAAAAAACAAATAGAGCAAACCCAAAACTCCCTCCGGCAATTAAAAGCGAACTACCAAGAGGTTAAAGAACAGGCCGCCGTGCTGGAACAGCAGGCCGGTCAGCTCAGGGAGAACTGCCGCCAAACCGACAACCTGATCTACAACGGCAGCTTGCAACTAAAAGAAATTGCCGGCTACCAGCAGAAATATGACAAATTAAAACAAGATTTAACCCGGCGGGAAGACCGGCAGCTGGAACTGATGCAGCTGCAGGAAGACATACAAAAGGAATGGGCCGACCAAAAACAAAGGCTGGCCGGCTTGACCGAGCAATATAAAGAACAGCACCACAACTATTTGCAAGAAAAAGAAAGGAAGGCGGCACGCAGCAGGGAACTGGCCGGCGAGATTGATTCATTAATTAAGGAAATTAACCCGGCTTATCTAAAGGTTTACCGCCGGCTCAAAACAAAGTTCAACAATCCGGTCAGCATGGTTACTAAAAACACTTGCGCCGGCTGCCACCTGGGGCTGCCCTTTGATATCCTGAAACAATTAAAGCGCCGGGACGGGATGGTGTTTTGCAATCACTGCGGACGCCTGCTCTTCCTGCCCAGCGGGAACGGCTCTTAA
- the rnhA gene encoding ribonuclease HI gives MSSLKEVIIYTDGACSGNPGPGGYGVVLLYKGHRKELSGGFRNTTNNRMEILAAIVGLEQLKERCSVTLYTDSQYLVNAIEQGWAKKWRANGWMRNKKEPALNADLWERLLKLLEYHQVKFVWVRGHAGNPENERCDRLAVEAARQPDLPPDIR, from the coding sequence ATGTCAAGTTTGAAAGAGGTTATCATTTATACCGACGGTGCCTGCTCGGGCAACCCGGGGCCCGGCGGCTACGGCGTGGTGTTGCTGTACAAGGGACACCGCAAAGAACTGTCCGGCGGTTTTCGCAACACCACCAACAACCGCATGGAAATTTTGGCCGCCATCGTAGGGCTGGAACAGCTTAAAGAAAGGTGCAGCGTCACTTTGTACACCGATTCGCAATATCTGGTAAACGCCATAGAGCAGGGGTGGGCAAAAAAGTGGCGGGCCAACGGCTGGATGCGCAATAAAAAAGAACCCGCTTTAAACGCCGACCTCTGGGAAAGGTTATTAAAGCTCTTAGAGTATCATCAAGTTAAATTTGTATGGGTGCGCGGGCATGCCGGCAACCCGGAAAACGAACGCTGCGACCGGCTGGCGGTGGAAGCCGCCAGGCAGCCGGATCTGCCGCCGGATATTCGTTGA
- a CDS encoding DUF1540 domain-containing protein produces MPNIKCTVTECAYNSNVMCDAPMIQVNHCGTQNSHTSEETQCDTFKPKA; encoded by the coding sequence ATGCCCAATATTAAATGTACAGTTACCGAGTGCGCCTACAACTCCAATGTTATGTGTGACGCACCGATGATTCAAGTGAACCATTGTGGCACCCAAAACTCCCATACCTCCGAAGAAACTCAATGCGACACCTTTAAACCCAAAGCCTGA
- a CDS encoding ABC transporter substrate-binding protein, which translates to MLRKKQMFLLLLAALLAVALVGCGGGDKTQPAADNAQPKVFVFAQGSDPRGLDPAYVDDGESANPIVNIYDGLVRYKPGSTEIEPALATEWSASPDGKEWTFKLRQGVKFHDGTPFNADAVVFSVSRQLPPQRTDEMPYASFTFGPVEKVEKVDDYTVKFILSEPYAPFLANLAMALAAPIVSPAAVEKYGKDFIEHPVGTGPFKFVEWKKGQQIVLEANKEYWDGAPKIDKLVYKFVKENSVRASELRTGSIQAMNGVDPNDVKMLEDAGLTVIKNPGMNINYLAFFCNKKPFDNPKLRLAVAHAINREHLISYLYQGLAELPNSMLPGFMPGHDKTLQAPEYNPEKAKQLLAEAGYPNGLKVTLLTYSTVRPYNPVGGDKLAAAIQADLRKVGIDVEIKTYPWKEYKQVYTPEIVKDGDFMLYGWIGDNGDPDNFLSLLETKEIKSSLNAAKYSNKQVDELLVKGRTAKTQEERNAAYSQLQKIVQAEAPWVFLSHSKDMAAVSKNVVGFDLHPVGVVYFRNVDIK; encoded by the coding sequence ATGCTGCGGAAAAAGCAAATGTTTTTGCTGCTGCTGGCAGCCTTGCTGGCGGTGGCACTGGTTGGCTGCGGCGGCGGTGACAAAACTCAACCGGCTGCTGACAATGCCCAACCGAAAGTTTTTGTGTTTGCCCAGGGTTCCGACCCCAGGGGTTTGGATCCTGCTTATGTTGACGACGGCGAATCTGCCAACCCAATTGTCAACATTTATGACGGCCTGGTTCGTTATAAGCCCGGCAGTACTGAAATTGAACCGGCCCTGGCTACTGAATGGTCCGCTTCCCCGGACGGCAAAGAATGGACCTTCAAACTTCGTCAAGGCGTTAAATTCCACGACGGAACTCCCTTTAACGCGGACGCGGTGGTATTCAGTGTATCCCGTCAATTACCTCCTCAGCGTACCGATGAAATGCCCTATGCTTCCTTTACCTTCGGCCCGGTAGAAAAGGTTGAAAAGGTAGACGATTACACCGTTAAGTTTATCTTGAGCGAACCCTATGCCCCCTTCCTGGCTAACCTGGCCATGGCGCTGGCTGCTCCCATTGTCAGCCCGGCAGCGGTAGAAAAGTACGGCAAAGATTTTATTGAGCACCCGGTAGGCACCGGCCCCTTTAAGTTTGTGGAATGGAAGAAGGGCCAGCAAATTGTTTTGGAAGCCAACAAAGAATACTGGGACGGCGCCCCCAAAATCGACAAACTGGTTTACAAGTTTGTTAAAGAAAACTCGGTGCGGGCCAGCGAGCTGAGAACCGGCAGCATTCAAGCCATGAACGGGGTTGACCCCAACGATGTTAAGATGCTGGAAGACGCCGGCCTGACAGTGATTAAAAACCCCGGCATGAACATTAACTACCTGGCTTTCTTCTGCAACAAGAAACCCTTTGACAATCCTAAACTGCGCCTGGCCGTGGCCCATGCCATCAACCGCGAACACCTGATCAGCTACCTGTACCAGGGGCTGGCCGAACTGCCCAACAGCATGCTGCCCGGCTTTATGCCCGGCCATGACAAAACCCTGCAGGCACCTGAGTACAACCCGGAAAAAGCCAAGCAACTGCTGGCAGAAGCCGGTTATCCCAACGGTTTAAAGGTAACCCTGTTAACCTATTCTACCGTGCGTCCTTATAACCCGGTGGGCGGTGACAAGCTGGCTGCCGCTATCCAGGCCGATTTGCGCAAGGTGGGTATTGATGTAGAAATCAAGACCTACCCGTGGAAAGAATACAAACAGGTTTACACACCGGAAATCGTTAAAGACGGCGACTTTATGCTGTATGGCTGGATTGGCGACAACGGTGACCCGGACAACTTCCTGTCTCTGCTGGAAACCAAGGAAATCAAGAGTTCTCTGAATGCTGCCAAGTATTCCAACAAGCAAGTGGACGAGCTGCTGGTGAAAGGCCGCACCGCCAAAACCCAGGAAGAACGCAACGCTGCTTACAGCCAGCTGCAAAAAATTGTTCAGGCAGAAGCACCCTGGGTATTCTTAAGCCACAGCAAAGACATGGCAGCGGTTAGCAAGAACGTGGTCGGTTTTGATCTGCACCCGGTGGGCGTTGTTTACTTCCGCAACGTCGACATTAAGTAG